The proteins below come from a single Beutenbergia cavernae DSM 12333 genomic window:
- a CDS encoding alpha-galactosidase has translation MSGDAVDRPAWRLRTASTTLELAAAPDELGPVLVDWYPDPASPGEARAVPGAEGHGVGGFATPADRLPLLYTALGTRHTRAAELAVDHGSGLVGARLRCTDVASASLPDGGDELRASFVDSTGHVAVELDVVTHPEHDVVELRSRVTNTGDAPLVLDRALTAALALPVGPGAVVDLLGGHWSREFSPFRVDLPAGELAIGSRQGITSHTYSPVVTVTSRDPSERGLRTEGRAQEDRDREHHRAYGVALAWSGSWRMVVDAAPFRPDVRVSGGAGDDATRILLEAGASFEAPPLLAVCGRTAEHVTAAWHDHARTVLARDLTPAHRPIVYNSWYATTFDVTPAHQLSLAEAAASLGVEVFVVDDGWFRGRDHDRAGLGDWTPDPHAFPDGLDPLVSGVTALGMRFGIWMEPEAVNPDSDLYREHPDWVYRAGDRPLVTLRHQYVLDLGRPEVESFVLDAVRAVLADERISYLKWDMNRPVSDGGRPGDPHGREWALQHTHAYYRILRAIRAEFPHVTVEACSGGGGRVDLAVLALTDVVWPSDETGPRDRLAIQHGFLSAYPPSVMSSWVTDAPDILDTDPASLELRFVVAMAGVLGVGSDLLAWDAATRERARELVALYADVRDVVHTGHVVRHGSPADDVYAVEYGPTAAGRPVVLLVYGRPGRAADVALPLATPDPGARYRVRSSGEVVSGADARAGLSVPFALADDADVVVLEPL, from the coding sequence GTGAGCGGCGACGCGGTGGACCGCCCGGCGTGGCGGTTGCGGACGGCGTCGACGACGCTGGAGCTCGCCGCGGCGCCGGACGAGCTCGGCCCGGTGCTCGTGGACTGGTACCCGGATCCGGCGTCTCCCGGCGAGGCGCGGGCGGTCCCCGGCGCCGAGGGACACGGCGTGGGCGGCTTCGCGACTCCGGCGGACCGGCTCCCGCTGCTCTACACGGCACTCGGGACCCGCCACACCCGGGCCGCGGAGCTCGCGGTCGACCACGGCTCCGGGCTCGTCGGCGCGCGGCTGCGGTGCACGGACGTCGCGAGCGCGTCGCTGCCGGACGGCGGCGACGAGCTGCGCGCGTCGTTCGTGGACTCGACGGGTCACGTGGCGGTCGAGCTCGACGTCGTCACGCACCCGGAGCACGACGTCGTGGAGCTGCGGTCCCGCGTGACGAACACCGGCGACGCGCCGCTCGTGCTCGACCGAGCGCTCACCGCTGCGCTGGCGCTGCCGGTCGGGCCGGGCGCCGTCGTCGACCTCCTCGGCGGTCACTGGTCGCGCGAGTTCTCGCCCTTCCGGGTGGACCTGCCGGCGGGGGAGCTGGCGATCGGGAGCCGCCAGGGGATCACGTCGCACACGTACTCGCCAGTCGTCACCGTCACGTCGCGCGACCCGTCCGAGCGAGGACTCCGGACCGAGGGACGAGCGCAGGAGGATCGCGACCGAGAACACCACCGTGCGTACGGCGTCGCACTGGCGTGGAGCGGATCGTGGCGGATGGTCGTCGACGCCGCGCCGTTCCGGCCCGACGTCCGGGTGAGCGGCGGCGCGGGCGACGACGCGACGCGGATCCTGCTCGAGGCGGGAGCCTCCTTCGAGGCGCCGCCGCTGCTCGCAGTGTGCGGCCGCACCGCCGAGCACGTGACCGCCGCATGGCACGACCACGCCAGGACCGTCCTGGCGCGGGACCTCACGCCGGCCCACCGGCCGATCGTCTACAACTCCTGGTACGCGACGACGTTCGACGTGACGCCCGCCCACCAGCTGAGCCTCGCGGAGGCGGCGGCGTCGCTCGGCGTCGAGGTGTTCGTCGTCGACGACGGCTGGTTCCGTGGACGCGACCACGACCGCGCCGGCCTCGGCGACTGGACGCCCGACCCGCACGCGTTCCCCGACGGCCTGGACCCCCTGGTCAGCGGCGTGACGGCGCTGGGGATGCGCTTCGGGATCTGGATGGAGCCCGAGGCGGTCAACCCGGACAGCGACCTGTACCGGGAGCACCCGGACTGGGTGTACCGCGCGGGAGACCGACCGCTCGTGACGCTGCGCCACCAGTACGTGCTCGACCTCGGCCGCCCCGAGGTCGAGTCCTTCGTGCTCGACGCGGTCCGCGCCGTGCTGGCCGACGAGCGGATCAGCTACCTCAAGTGGGACATGAACCGGCCGGTCAGCGACGGCGGCCGGCCGGGTGACCCGCACGGGCGGGAGTGGGCGCTGCAGCACACGCACGCCTACTACCGGATCCTGCGCGCGATCCGCGCCGAGTTCCCGCACGTGACCGTCGAGGCGTGCTCGGGCGGCGGCGGCCGGGTCGACCTCGCGGTGCTGGCCCTGACCGACGTGGTGTGGCCGAGCGACGAGACCGGCCCGCGGGACCGGCTCGCGATCCAGCACGGATTCCTCTCGGCGTACCCGCCGTCCGTCATGAGCTCGTGGGTCACCGACGCGCCGGACATCCTCGACACGGATCCCGCGAGCCTCGAGCTCCGGTTCGTCGTCGCGATGGCGGGGGTGCTCGGCGTCGGGTCGGACCTGCTCGCGTGGGACGCCGCGACGCGGGAACGGGCGCGCGAGCTGGTGGCGCTGTACGCCGACGTGCGCGACGTCGTCCACACGGGCCACGTCGTCAGGCACGGCTCGCCGGCCGACGACGTCTACGCCGTCGAGTACGGACCGACGGCGGCCGGGAGGCCTGTGGTGCTCCTGGTGTACGGACGGCCGGGTCGCGCGGCGGACGTCGCGCTGCCGCTCGCGACGCCGGATCCCGGGGCCAGGTACCGGGTGCGCTCGTCGGGCGAGGTGGTCTCCGGGGCCGACGCCCGGGCCGGGCTGAGCGTCCCGTTCGCGCTCGCGGACGACGCGGACGTCGTCGTGCTCGAGCCGCTGTGA
- a CDS encoding extracellular solute-binding protein, translating to MSTSRLTRRTFMAGVAGAGAAGMLTGCVTGGGDGGGNGGEGEGGGTGEDSGDPSGPVTMQISFTEPITRDSLETVVESYEGGDVTVNAIATEQFRAQLSTYLTSSTPPDVIGWLAGSVARDYAEQGLLLDVGDLWTGDGACANFSDALRSLSSTEDGTQIFVPTSYYWWSVFYFKSAFEEWGVEPPTTWDDFIALCENLQGQGVNPLTNGTGSTPWMASGWFDYLNMRINGAPYHRELLAGEHAFTDPEVVAVMEEYRRLIPFFDPNSSSYAVQEAVTPLVQKTAGMYLVGAFITTSIPEDMLDDLDFFSVPPINPDVASAEEAPTDGYMGSANAPNVAGAKALMSYLASPEAQQEYIELSGSSNLPTSPDVDTSSFSPLVQKGLALLEETEEITQFFNRDSSDELQLTADDALTRFLDDPSDIPAILEGWQTAAERVWGS from the coding sequence ATGAGCACGAGCAGACTGACCCGTCGCACGTTCATGGCGGGTGTGGCCGGCGCGGGAGCGGCCGGCATGCTGACCGGCTGCGTCACGGGCGGTGGCGACGGCGGCGGCAACGGAGGCGAGGGCGAGGGGGGCGGCACCGGCGAGGACTCGGGCGACCCGTCCGGCCCGGTCACGATGCAGATCTCGTTCACGGAGCCGATCACGCGCGACTCGCTCGAGACGGTGGTCGAGTCGTACGAGGGGGGCGACGTCACCGTCAACGCCATCGCGACGGAGCAGTTCCGCGCGCAGCTGTCGACGTACCTGACGTCGTCGACCCCGCCGGACGTCATCGGCTGGCTCGCCGGCTCCGTCGCCCGCGACTACGCGGAGCAGGGGCTCCTCCTCGACGTGGGCGACCTGTGGACGGGCGACGGCGCGTGCGCGAACTTCTCCGACGCGCTGCGCAGCCTGTCCTCGACCGAGGACGGCACGCAGATCTTCGTGCCGACCAGCTACTACTGGTGGTCGGTCTTCTACTTCAAGTCCGCCTTCGAGGAGTGGGGGGTGGAGCCGCCGACCACCTGGGACGACTTCATCGCCCTGTGCGAGAACCTCCAGGGCCAGGGGGTGAACCCGCTGACGAACGGCACCGGGTCCACGCCGTGGATGGCCTCGGGCTGGTTCGACTACCTGAACATGCGCATCAACGGTGCGCCGTACCACCGGGAGCTGCTCGCCGGCGAGCACGCGTTCACGGATCCCGAGGTCGTGGCGGTGATGGAGGAGTACCGCCGACTCATCCCGTTCTTCGACCCGAACAGCTCGTCGTACGCCGTGCAGGAGGCGGTGACGCCGCTCGTCCAGAAGACCGCAGGGATGTACCTGGTCGGGGCGTTCATCACGACGTCGATCCCCGAGGACATGCTCGACGACCTCGACTTCTTCTCGGTGCCGCCCATCAACCCGGATGTGGCGAGCGCGGAGGAGGCGCCGACGGACGGGTACATGGGCAGCGCGAACGCGCCGAACGTCGCAGGGGCGAAGGCGCTCATGTCGTACCTGGCGTCGCCCGAGGCGCAGCAGGAGTACATCGAGCTGTCCGGATCCTCCAACCTCCCGACGTCGCCCGACGTCGACACCTCGAGCTTCTCGCCGCTCGTCCAGAAGGGTCTGGCGCTCCTGGAGGAGACGGAGGAGATCACCCAGTTCTTCAACCGCGACTCGAGCGACGAGCTGCAGCTCACCGCCGACGACGCGCTCACCCGGTTCCTCGACGACCCGTCCGACATCCCGGCGATCCTCGAGGGGTGGCAGACCGCCGCCGAGCGCGTCTGGGGATCATGA
- a CDS encoding DUF5107 domain-containing protein: MLVEEPRLVLPERPADQVGAEVAVWREPVVMATYRPVVPDPYPAFLDGRVYQGSSGRVYPLPFHDRISAEPEPVAWDAVHLENRWLRLMVLPGLGGRIHVAQDRTNGYDFVYRNDVIKPALVGLAGPWLAGGIELNWPQHHRPATFLPTDVEITHDDDGSVTVWCSDHDPFTRMKGMHGVRLAPDRAVVELRVRLYNRHEEPQSFLWWANVAARAHDDYQAFFPTDVHVVADHARRAITAFPAADRPYYDIDYPSRRAEGFVAADGTAVAGDRLDWYRNIPVPTSYMALGSREDFFGGYDHRADAGFVHVADHRIAVGKKLWTWGNAEFGRAWCRNLADDGAQYVELMAGVYSDNQPDFATIMPGETTSFSQYWYPLRGSGPVHAATTEAALHADVREASDGTTTAELAVVVTRERGAARVELSVDGVAWRAWAVGLAPGAAWRESVEVPAGSTSVDVRVVDGDEELVRRTWTRPDPAVAATGVADVAGASPAREPADPAEIGTVEELALVAAHLTQYRHATRRPEPYWREALRRDPGHIASLAGLAVQHYRAGEYPRSEELLRAALGRATTYEPHPVDGAPHYYLGLVLERTGRSDEADAAFAQAAWTRAWRGAAGYRLARLDAAAGRDAQALARVDEALRAEPEHLQAHALRAIVLRRLGRAADAEAQLAATLALDPLHAWARDLAGRPLATDAQTWLDVGLEHARAGEHRAAVRAYGAAWDADAARDTGAPAARPLAAAHEALARAALGDAAGADRARARAVTTDRAWCFPGRLDDHDALARLAAERPEAAALLGTWLYSHDRARDAVVAWSTAVAVDAQDAVTWRNLGIAAYREDNDLDAARRAYDRALAAAPHDTRLAVESDALDRRRAVSPADRLAALLASGAARERDEAAVAVAHLRVTLDDPAAALEELRARSFHPWEGGEGQVLAAWERASLASAAQLDDAAALEVLDGALLPPQSLGEARHPLATTARLDLARGDVLARLGRTEDAAAAWRSAAAATADFLQMSAQRFGAATYVSVLALHRLGRADDAQVLTDDLAAYGEELERAPLAVDYFATSLPDLLLFAPDPETARRVRVELLRAQVDSLRGASDRARERLRALLAVEPDHADAVDLERALARGGRLDARADTTDREPPRAAEENRR, from the coding sequence ATGCTCGTCGAGGAGCCCCGGCTCGTCCTCCCGGAACGCCCGGCCGACCAGGTCGGCGCCGAGGTGGCCGTCTGGCGCGAACCGGTGGTCATGGCCACCTACCGGCCGGTGGTGCCGGACCCGTATCCCGCGTTCCTCGACGGGCGGGTGTACCAGGGCTCGTCGGGGCGTGTGTACCCGCTCCCGTTCCACGACCGGATCTCCGCGGAGCCGGAGCCCGTGGCCTGGGACGCGGTCCACCTCGAGAACCGCTGGCTGCGCCTCATGGTGCTGCCGGGCCTCGGCGGGCGGATCCACGTGGCGCAGGACCGCACGAACGGCTACGACTTCGTCTACCGCAACGACGTCATCAAGCCGGCGCTCGTGGGGCTCGCCGGCCCGTGGCTCGCGGGCGGCATCGAGCTCAACTGGCCCCAGCACCACCGGCCCGCGACGTTCCTGCCGACGGACGTCGAGATCACGCACGACGACGACGGCTCGGTCACCGTGTGGTGCTCGGACCACGACCCGTTCACCCGGATGAAGGGGATGCACGGGGTGCGGCTCGCGCCGGACCGCGCCGTCGTCGAGCTGAGGGTCCGCCTGTACAACCGGCACGAGGAGCCGCAGTCGTTCCTGTGGTGGGCGAACGTCGCCGCCCGCGCGCACGACGACTACCAGGCGTTCTTCCCCACCGACGTCCACGTCGTCGCCGATCACGCCCGGCGCGCCATCACCGCCTTCCCGGCCGCGGACCGGCCGTACTACGACATCGACTACCCGTCCCGCCGGGCCGAGGGGTTCGTCGCGGCGGACGGCACCGCCGTCGCCGGCGACCGTCTCGACTGGTACCGGAACATCCCGGTCCCGACGTCGTACATGGCGCTCGGGAGCCGCGAGGACTTCTTCGGCGGGTACGACCACCGGGCCGACGCCGGGTTCGTGCACGTCGCCGACCACCGGATCGCCGTCGGCAAGAAGCTGTGGACGTGGGGGAACGCCGAGTTCGGGCGTGCCTGGTGCCGGAACCTCGCCGACGACGGCGCCCAGTACGTCGAGCTCATGGCCGGCGTCTACTCGGACAACCAGCCGGACTTCGCGACGATCATGCCCGGCGAGACGACGTCGTTCTCGCAGTACTGGTACCCGCTGCGGGGGAGCGGGCCGGTGCACGCCGCCACCACCGAGGCCGCGCTGCACGCGGACGTCCGGGAGGCGAGCGACGGGACGACGACGGCGGAGCTCGCCGTCGTCGTCACGCGGGAGCGTGGCGCGGCGCGGGTCGAGCTGAGCGTCGACGGCGTGGCGTGGCGCGCCTGGGCTGTCGGCCTCGCGCCGGGCGCGGCGTGGCGGGAGTCGGTCGAGGTGCCGGCGGGTTCGACGTCCGTCGACGTGCGGGTCGTCGACGGTGACGAGGAGCTCGTGCGCCGCACCTGGACGCGGCCGGACCCGGCTGTCGCGGCGACCGGGGTCGCGGACGTCGCCGGGGCGTCGCCGGCCCGGGAGCCGGCCGACCCGGCCGAGATCGGCACCGTCGAGGAGCTCGCCCTCGTCGCGGCGCACCTCACGCAGTACCGGCACGCCACGCGGCGCCCGGAGCCGTACTGGCGGGAGGCGCTCCGCCGCGACCCGGGGCACATCGCCTCCCTCGCGGGCCTCGCGGTGCAGCACTACCGGGCGGGTGAGTACCCGCGGAGCGAGGAGCTGCTGCGGGCGGCGCTGGGGCGCGCGACGACGTACGAGCCGCATCCGGTCGACGGCGCCCCCCACTACTACCTCGGGCTCGTGCTGGAGCGCACCGGGCGGTCCGACGAGGCCGACGCGGCGTTCGCGCAGGCCGCGTGGACGCGTGCCTGGCGCGGAGCGGCCGGCTACCGGCTCGCCCGGCTCGACGCGGCCGCGGGTCGCGACGCGCAGGCGCTGGCCCGCGTCGACGAGGCGCTGCGCGCGGAGCCGGAGCACCTGCAGGCGCACGCGCTGCGGGCGATCGTGCTCCGCCGCCTGGGCCGCGCCGCCGACGCCGAGGCCCAGCTCGCGGCCACGCTCGCGCTCGACCCGCTCCACGCGTGGGCACGGGACCTCGCCGGACGCCCGCTGGCCACCGACGCCCAGACCTGGCTCGACGTCGGGCTCGAGCACGCGCGTGCCGGCGAGCATCGTGCCGCCGTCCGGGCGTACGGCGCCGCGTGGGACGCCGACGCCGCGCGCGACACCGGGGCGCCCGCGGCACGACCGCTCGCCGCCGCGCACGAGGCCCTCGCCCGGGCCGCGCTGGGCGACGCGGCCGGGGCCGACCGCGCCCGCGCACGCGCCGTGACGACCGACCGGGCGTGGTGCTTCCCCGGCCGGCTGGACGACCACGATGCCCTCGCCCGGCTCGCCGCCGAGCGCCCGGAGGCGGCCGCGCTCCTCGGCACGTGGCTGTACAGCCACGACCGGGCGCGCGACGCCGTCGTCGCCTGGTCGACGGCCGTGGCCGTCGACGCGCAGGACGCGGTGACGTGGCGCAACCTCGGCATCGCCGCGTACCGCGAGGACAACGACCTCGACGCCGCGCGCCGCGCCTACGACCGGGCGCTGGCGGCCGCGCCGCACGACACCCGCCTCGCCGTCGAGAGCGATGCGCTCGACCGTCGGCGGGCGGTGTCCCCCGCCGACCGGCTCGCCGCGCTCCTCGCCTCGGGTGCGGCGCGCGAGCGGGACGAGGCGGCCGTCGCCGTCGCCCACCTCCGCGTCACGCTCGACGACCCGGCCGCCGCGCTGGAGGAGCTCCGCGCGCGCTCGTTCCACCCGTGGGAGGGCGGCGAGGGGCAGGTGCTCGCCGCGTGGGAGCGAGCCTCGCTCGCCTCGGCCGCCCAGCTCGACGACGCGGCGGCGCTGGAGGTGCTGGACGGCGCGCTCCTCCCGCCCCAGAGCCTCGGCGAGGCGCGGCACCCGCTCGCGACGACGGCGCGGCTCGACCTCGCGCGCGGGGACGTGCTCGCCCGCCTCGGCCGCACCGAGGACGCCGCGGCGGCATGGCGCTCCGCGGCTGCCGCGACGGCCGACTTCCTTCAGATGAGCGCCCAGCGCTTCGGCGCGGCCACCTACGTCTCGGTGCTGGCGCTGCACCGGCTCGGCCGCGCCGACGACGCCCAGGTCCTCACCGACGACCTCGCCGCGTACGGCGAGGAGCTGGAGCGGGCGCCGCTCGCCGTCGACTACTTCGCGACGTCGCTGCCCGACCTGCTCCTGTTCGCCCCGGATCCCGAGACCGCGCGGCGGGTGCGCGTGGAGCTGCTGCGCGCGCAGGTCGACTCCCTGCGCGGGGCGTCGGACCGCGCCCGCGAGCGGCTGCGCGCCCTGCTCGCCGTCGAGCCGGACCATGCCGACGCCGTCGACCTCGAACGTGCGCTGGCACGCGGCGGACGCCTCGACGCCCGGGCGGACACCACCGACCGCGAGCCCCCCCGAGCAGCCGAGGAGAACCGACGATGA
- a CDS encoding cellulase-like family protein, with protein sequence MSRLAPHLPNALTITLWDFTWYTRTGPGEPFEDLDAAFAAAVARGYNTVRVCAMPFLLFRSGVPTGSLRLGPLGGDVGQGMRWYDVKEETTIDAREHLLELFRAADRHDCYVIASSWEYQQSASFALEKAWWEALAAVDPEERAELLAEAQADLVDLLVAEGLDHRLAFTELHNEVQVGYLTDGLPAARGDAAARELRPRLERGVAAFRARHPERPVGISYGGVPAGAMSGIPEDLDVLVVHPYVYGTLGELVETYGLRRPVAEFDEALVRRDLLRPGAPGIGSWDLPAQDAWRLDATIVQRAEMYVHDWADAEAFDRWLYEHYGEHRRAMADRLTLWCDVAADWARAHDAALVLGEGWVGYTPLAGTFEEGPVGAEICRDAIATASRVGAWGTVVCSNAAPHHPMWSDVELQQDCTAAFVAGGSRGSDGGDGTESHTTAPKAARRETS encoded by the coding sequence ATGAGCCGCCTCGCCCCGCATCTCCCGAACGCCCTGACCATCACGCTCTGGGACTTCACGTGGTACACCCGCACCGGCCCGGGGGAGCCGTTCGAGGACCTCGACGCCGCGTTCGCCGCCGCCGTCGCGCGCGGCTACAACACGGTGCGGGTGTGCGCGATGCCGTTCCTCCTGTTCCGGTCCGGGGTCCCGACCGGGAGCCTGCGGCTGGGTCCGCTCGGCGGCGACGTCGGTCAGGGCATGCGCTGGTACGACGTCAAGGAGGAGACGACGATCGACGCGCGGGAGCACCTGCTGGAGCTGTTCCGCGCCGCCGACCGGCACGACTGCTACGTCATCGCCTCGTCCTGGGAGTACCAGCAGAGCGCCTCGTTCGCCCTGGAGAAGGCGTGGTGGGAGGCGCTCGCGGCGGTCGATCCCGAGGAGCGTGCGGAGCTGCTGGCCGAGGCGCAGGCGGACCTCGTCGACCTGCTCGTCGCCGAGGGTCTCGACCACCGGCTGGCGTTCACGGAGCTCCACAACGAGGTGCAGGTCGGGTACCTGACGGACGGGTTGCCCGCCGCGCGAGGCGATGCCGCGGCGCGCGAGCTGCGGCCGCGGCTGGAGCGCGGCGTCGCCGCCTTCCGGGCCCGGCACCCCGAGCGGCCCGTCGGCATCTCCTACGGCGGGGTCCCGGCCGGGGCGATGAGCGGCATCCCGGAGGACCTCGACGTGCTCGTCGTCCACCCGTACGTGTACGGGACGCTCGGTGAGCTCGTCGAGACGTACGGGCTCCGACGGCCGGTCGCCGAGTTCGACGAGGCGCTCGTCCGGCGGGACCTGCTCCGTCCGGGCGCGCCCGGGATCGGGAGCTGGGATCTCCCGGCCCAGGACGCGTGGCGGCTCGACGCCACGATCGTCCAGCGGGCGGAGATGTACGTGCACGACTGGGCGGACGCCGAGGCGTTCGACAGGTGGCTGTACGAGCACTACGGCGAGCACCGGCGCGCGATGGCGGACCGGCTCACGCTGTGGTGCGACGTCGCGGCGGACTGGGCGCGAGCCCACGACGCCGCTCTCGTGCTCGGGGAGGGGTGGGTGGGATACACCCCGCTCGCGGGCACGTTCGAGGAAGGCCCCGTCGGGGCCGAGATCTGCCGGGACGCGATCGCGACGGCGTCGCGGGTCGGCGCGTGGGGAACCGTCGTGTGCTCCAACGCGGCGCCCCACCATCCGATGTGGTCCGACGTCGAGCTCCAGCAGGACTGCACGGCGGCGTTCGTGGCCGGCGGCTCTCGCGGCAGCGACGGCGGTGACGGCACGGAGTCCCACACAACAGCGCCAAAGGCGGCGCGGAGGGAGACATCATGA
- a CDS encoding carbohydrate ABC transporter permease, translating to MADRRRARLGIMTLAPAAPQGATVSPPRPRQTLGRRLRRVPLVVWVFLAVPLVVELAWVFWPAINSFWLSTTSWRGVGVPESVGLGNYRALLEDPIFATALRNNAIWVVLFGGASVVGGLALAVALNRPRPGVGIYRSAIYLPMVFSLAVTGLFWRVMYQPGGSVNTALELVGLGSLTRPWLADPETALYAVLIAAVWRQVGYIMVLYLAGLKSCDPTLEEAASVDGASAWQRFWHVVMPQLRGVNTVVFAVTVIDSLRTFDIVWAMTRGGPYNSSQLLSTYMFQQGFTIVNLGYGSAVAVVIFVLAIAFIITYLARASRQEED from the coding sequence GTGGCAGACCGCCGCCGAGCGCGTCTGGGGATCATGACGCTCGCGCCGGCGGCGCCGCAGGGCGCCACCGTGTCGCCGCCCCGTCCGAGGCAGACCCTCGGACGGCGGCTGCGGCGCGTGCCGCTGGTCGTGTGGGTGTTCCTCGCGGTGCCGCTCGTCGTCGAGCTCGCCTGGGTGTTCTGGCCGGCGATCAACAGCTTCTGGCTCTCGACCACGAGCTGGCGCGGGGTCGGCGTCCCGGAGTCGGTGGGGCTCGGCAACTACCGGGCCCTGCTCGAGGACCCGATCTTCGCGACGGCGCTGCGCAACAACGCGATCTGGGTCGTCCTGTTCGGCGGGGCGTCCGTCGTGGGCGGGCTCGCTCTCGCCGTCGCGCTCAACCGGCCCCGCCCCGGCGTCGGGATCTACCGCAGCGCGATCTACCTGCCGATGGTGTTCTCGCTGGCCGTCACCGGCCTGTTCTGGCGGGTGATGTACCAGCCGGGTGGATCGGTCAACACGGCGCTCGAGCTCGTCGGGCTCGGCTCGCTCACGCGGCCCTGGCTCGCCGATCCCGAGACCGCGCTGTACGCCGTCCTCATCGCCGCGGTGTGGCGCCAGGTCGGCTACATCATGGTGCTGTACCTGGCCGGGCTGAAGAGCTGCGACCCCACGCTCGAGGAGGCGGCCTCCGTCGACGGCGCGAGCGCGTGGCAGCGGTTCTGGCACGTGGTCATGCCGCAGCTGCGTGGCGTGAACACGGTGGTGTTCGCCGTCACCGTGATCGACTCGCTGCGGACGTTCGACATCGTCTGGGCGATGACGCGAGGCGGGCCGTACAACAGCAGCCAGCTGCTCAGCACCTACATGTTCCAGCAGGGGTTCACGATCGTGAACCTGGGCTACGGGTCGGCGGTCGCCGTCGTGATCTTCGTGCTCGCGATCGCCTTCATCATCACGTATCTCGCCCGCGCGTCCCGGCAGGAGGAGGACTGA
- a CDS encoding carbohydrate ABC transporter permease: MATLAAPARQPGGVGQRGPRGPRRRSPWFHVAMIPFTLLYISPLVFVVTVAFRSFDDIVTRGLGALPASFTFDGFTTAFGAGTRNALLNSAIVTVTTVLLTLLLASMAAYALSRFAIPYRRTILLVMLAGNLLPPQILLIPVSKISEALGIYDTLTALIVVQLGFGLGFYTFVLHGFMRGIPREVFEAAIVDGAGAGRTYLRIVLPLCRPALAALGALATTWVFNDLIWAMTVLRTETKFPITAALLNLQGSFVSEWNVVAAGAIIAAVPPAIVFFLFQKHFVSGLLVGANK; this comes from the coding sequence ATGGCCACGCTCGCAGCCCCGGCCCGGCAGCCTGGCGGCGTCGGACAGCGAGGCCCGCGCGGCCCACGCCGTCGCAGCCCGTGGTTCCACGTGGCGATGATCCCGTTCACGCTGCTGTACATCAGCCCGCTCGTGTTCGTGGTGACCGTCGCGTTCCGCTCGTTCGACGACATCGTGACGCGCGGGCTGGGCGCCCTCCCGGCGTCGTTCACGTTCGACGGCTTCACGACGGCGTTCGGCGCCGGCACCCGGAACGCGCTGCTCAACAGCGCGATCGTCACCGTCACGACCGTCCTGCTGACGCTGCTGCTGGCGTCGATGGCCGCATACGCCCTGAGCCGGTTCGCGATCCCGTACCGGCGGACGATCCTGCTCGTCATGCTCGCGGGCAACCTCCTGCCGCCGCAGATCCTGCTCATCCCGGTGTCGAAGATCAGCGAGGCGCTCGGGATCTACGACACGCTCACGGCCCTCATCGTCGTGCAGCTCGGGTTCGGGCTCGGGTTCTACACGTTCGTGCTCCACGGGTTCATGCGCGGCATCCCGCGGGAGGTGTTCGAGGCGGCGATCGTCGACGGCGCCGGCGCGGGCCGGACCTACCTGCGGATCGTGCTGCCGCTGTGCCGGCCGGCGCTCGCGGCGCTCGGCGCGCTGGCGACGACGTGGGTGTTCAACGACCTGATCTGGGCGATGACCGTGCTGCGCACGGAGACGAAGTTCCCGATCACGGCCGCGCTGCTCAACCTGCAGGGCTCGTTCGTGAGCGAGTGGAACGTCGTCGCCGCCGGAGCGATCATCGCGGCCGTACCCCCGGCGATCGTGTTCTTCCTGTTCCAGAAGCACTTCGTCTCCGGGTTGCTCGTCGGGGCGAACAAGTGA